A window from Dioscorea cayenensis subsp. rotundata cultivar TDr96_F1 chromosome 10, TDr96_F1_v2_PseudoChromosome.rev07_lg8_w22 25.fasta, whole genome shotgun sequence encodes these proteins:
- the LOC120270537 gene encoding glycosyltransferase BC10-like isoform X2: protein MEIIEVGRRHEGEEFFFASSMYFFHRAESTPLDLVWDAFFKEGEEAVSFVLNENTTRSARFCGRPVNSSVQALRWYSCFMEIMKTVSVLVS from the exons TGGGAAGGAGACATGAAGGGGAGGAGTTCTT TTTTGCATCaagtatgtatttttttcatagagCAGAATCGACTCCCCTGGACTTGGTCTGGGATGCCTTCTTCAAGG AGGGCGAGGAGGCGGTTAGCTTTGTCTTAAATGAGAACACAACAAGGTCTGCACGCTTTTGTGGCCGTCCGGTCAACAGCAGTGTACAG GCTTTAAGATGGTACTCCTGCTTTATGGAGATTATGAAG ACTGTTAGTGTCCTTGTTAGTTGA